In Streptomyces nojiriensis, one genomic interval encodes:
- a CDS encoding DUF2771 domain-containing protein: MTAPLFSGRARRSVAALGAVSAGLLLLSACGEKPTPLATVTVGTSSVSAEASCHNDGKELSMDQVQECLTNLKNPKTVEYARGDTLRLGVEPEIVEDGKRWSAVLDGQPITEPSSNTYRSFPGADVFATGGQGEAPSSKKLAFLQIAEDGKPLAVWSFNLKLK, from the coding sequence ATGACCGCACCGCTTTTCTCGGGTAGGGCCCGCCGCAGCGTCGCGGCCCTCGGAGCCGTGTCCGCCGGCCTCCTCCTCCTCTCCGCCTGCGGAGAGAAGCCGACACCGCTGGCGACCGTGACGGTCGGCACCTCGTCGGTGTCCGCCGAAGCCTCCTGCCACAACGACGGCAAGGAGCTCTCCATGGACCAGGTCCAGGAGTGCCTCACCAACCTCAAGAACCCCAAGACCGTCGAGTACGCCCGGGGCGACACCCTGCGTCTCGGGGTCGAGCCGGAGATCGTCGAGGACGGCAAGCGCTGGTCGGCGGTCCTGGACGGCCAGCCGATCACCGAGCCCTCCTCGAACACCTACCGCAGCTTCCCGGGCGCCGACGTCTTCGCGACCGGCGGCCAGGGCGAGGCCCCCTCCTCGAAGAAGCTCGCGTTCCTGCAGATCGCCGAGGACGGCAAGCCGCTCGCCGTCTGGTCCTTCAACCTCAAGCTCAAGTAA
- a CDS encoding cold-shock protein produces the protein MPTGKVKWFNSEKGFGFLSRDDGGDVFVHSSVLPAGVDALKPGQRVEFGVVAGQRGDQALSVTVLDPAPSVAAAQRRKPDELASIVQDLTTLLENITPMLERGRYPDKVHGTKIAGLLRAVADQLDV, from the coding sequence GTGCCTACCGGCAAGGTCAAGTGGTTCAACAGTGAGAAGGGCTTCGGCTTTCTCTCCCGTGACGACGGCGGCGACGTCTTCGTCCACTCGTCGGTGCTCCCTGCCGGGGTGGACGCTCTCAAGCCCGGCCAGCGCGTCGAGTTCGGCGTCGTCGCCGGCCAGCGCGGTGACCAGGCACTTTCGGTGACGGTACTCGACCCGGCGCCCTCCGTCGCGGCGGCGCAGCGGCGCAAGCCCGACGAGCTCGCCTCGATCGTGCAGGACCTCACGACCCTGCTGGAGAACATCACCCCGATGCTGGAGCGCGGCCGCTACCCCGACAAGGTGCACGGCACGAAGATCGCCGGACTGCTGCGCGCGGTCGCCGACCAGCTCGACGTCTGA
- a CDS encoding DNA repair helicase XPB: MNGPLIVQSDKTLLLEVDHELAGAARRAIAPFAELERAPEHIHTYRITPLGLWNARAAGHDAEQVVDALVEYSRYPVPHALLVDVAETMARYGRLTLSKHPVHGLVLTSTDRPVLEEILRSKKVAPLVGARLDADTVAVHPSERGQIKQTLLKLGWPAEDLAGYVDGEAHPIELAEDGWALRPYQQQAVEGFWHGGSGVVVLPCGAGKTLVGAGAMAMAKATTLILVTNTVSARQWKHELVKRTSLTEDEIGEYSGTRKEIRPVTIATYQVLTTKRKGVYPHLELFDSRDWGLIVYDEVHLLPAPVFKFTADLQARRRLGLTATLVREDGRESDVFSLIGPKRFDAPWKEIEAQGYIAPADCVEVRVNLTESERLAYATAETEEKYRFCATTATKRKVTEALVAKHRGEQTLVIGQYIDQLDELGEHLDAPVIKGETSNAQREKLFNAFREGEISVLVVSKVANFSIDLPEATVAIQVSGTFGSRQEEAQRLGRVLRPKADGHEARFYSVVARDTIDQDFAAHRQRFLAEQGYAYRIMDADELLASD, translated from the coding sequence GTGAATGGTCCACTCATCGTCCAGAGCGACAAGACCCTCCTTCTCGAAGTCGACCACGAGCTCGCCGGAGCCGCCCGGCGTGCCATCGCCCCCTTCGCCGAGCTGGAGCGGGCCCCCGAGCACATCCACACCTACCGGATCACCCCGCTCGGCCTGTGGAACGCCCGGGCCGCCGGCCATGACGCCGAGCAGGTCGTCGACGCGCTCGTCGAGTACTCCCGCTACCCCGTCCCGCACGCGCTCCTCGTCGACGTCGCCGAGACCATGGCGCGCTACGGCCGCCTGACCCTCTCCAAGCACCCCGTGCACGGACTGGTGCTGACCAGCACCGACCGGCCGGTGCTGGAGGAGATCCTGCGGTCCAAGAAGGTCGCCCCGCTCGTCGGTGCGCGGCTCGACGCCGACACGGTGGCCGTGCACCCCTCCGAGCGCGGGCAGATCAAGCAGACGCTCCTCAAGCTGGGCTGGCCCGCCGAGGACCTCGCCGGTTACGTGGACGGCGAGGCGCACCCGATCGAGCTGGCCGAGGACGGCTGGGCGCTGCGGCCGTACCAGCAGCAGGCCGTCGAGGGCTTCTGGCACGGCGGCTCCGGTGTGGTCGTCCTGCCCTGCGGCGCCGGCAAGACGCTGGTCGGCGCCGGGGCCATGGCGATGGCCAAGGCGACGACGCTGATCCTTGTGACGAACACCGTCTCGGCCCGCCAGTGGAAGCACGAGCTGGTCAAGCGGACCTCGCTGACGGAGGACGAGATCGGCGAGTACTCCGGCACCCGCAAGGAGATCCGGCCCGTCACCATCGCCACCTACCAGGTCCTGACGACGAAGCGGAAAGGCGTCTACCCGCACCTGGAGCTCTTCGACTCCCGGGACTGGGGCCTGATCGTCTACGACGAGGTGCACCTGCTGCCCGCGCCGGTCTTCAAGTTCACCGCCGATCTGCAGGCGCGGCGCCGGCTCGGCCTGACCGCGACGCTGGTGCGCGAGGACGGGCGGGAGTCGGACGTCTTCTCCCTCATCGGGCCGAAGCGGTTCGACGCCCCGTGGAAGGAGATCGAGGCGCAGGGCTACATCGCGCCCGCCGACTGCGTGGAGGTCCGGGTCAATCTGACGGAGTCGGAGCGGCTCGCGTACGCGACGGCCGAGACGGAGGAGAAGTACCGCTTCTGCGCGACGACGGCGACGAAGCGCAAGGTCACCGAGGCGCTGGTGGCCAAGCACCGCGGTGAGCAGACCCTCGTCATCGGGCAGTACATCGACCAGCTCGACGAGCTGGGCGAGCACCTGGACGCCCCCGTCATCAAGGGCGAGACCTCCAACGCGCAGCGCGAGAAGCTCTTCAACGCCTTCCGCGAGGGCGAGATCAGCGTGCTGGTCGTCTCGAAGGTCGCGAACTTCTCCATCGACCTGCCGGAGGCCACCGTCGCCATCCAGGTGTCGGGCACCTTCGGCTCCCGCCAGGAGGAGGCCCAGCGCCTGGGCCGCGTGCTGCGGCCGAAGGCGGACGGCCACGAGGCCCGGTTCTACTCGGTCGTCGCGCGCGACACGATCGACCAGGACTTCGCGGCGCACCGCCAGCGGTTCCTCGCCGAGCAGGGGTACGCCTACCGGATCATGGACGCCGACGAGCTGCTGGCGAGCGACTGA
- a CDS encoding helicase-associated domain-containing protein, with amino-acid sequence MGTGRLTGRRDQEATVPEASTAAGSAGGSPAGSSPRSLAEALRTRDDAALAALLRARPDLLGPVPGDVTQLATRAGTRASVVRALDRLDRFALQTAEALAVGPDPCPYAVLEGLLTGGEDERARAALPDALATLRDQALVWGDEDRLRLVRTARELLAPSASRPSPTGLGPTVAEATAGMSPTRVQEIVAAVGLPATHDPVSAVTALTGLFTDPERMSALLDEAPAEAHQVLGRLVWGPPYGEVTPNPTPPVRWLRDRGLLLPATARTVVLPREVALHLRGGLAHRDTAPVAPPVPAHREHRPQLVDANAAGQALAALATVEELVKFWEHAGPPVLRAGGLSVRDLKRAAAALDTTEPQAAFWAELAYAAGLLASDGEADERYAPTPAFDDWLELPPAERWSRLATAWLPATRTAPLVGEQDAKGRTLSALGPELDRSAAPEVRRRVLELLGELPEGGSPDPEILLARLAWERPVRGASDLRARLARWVLEESEVLGVTGRGALSGPGRALLEHRDPAPLLAPLLPEPVDHVLLQADLTAVAPGPLRRPLGDTLAVLADVESKGGATVYRFTPGSVRRALDAGHAAADLHAFLKEHSRTPVPQPLAYLIDDVARRHGHLRVGAASSYVRCDDDAMLGEILADKRSAGLGLRRLAPTVLAAQADPTVLLEGLRSMGYAPAAESRTGDVLVARADAHRTPARSAPVPVPEGPPVPDATLLAAAVRAIRAGDVAATAVRKEPATASAAGTGMPGELPRTSAAETLATVQAAALTGSAVWIGYVNAEGAASQRVIAPVRVEGGFVTGYDHTADEVRTYALHRITGVAELADDQV; translated from the coding sequence ATGGGGACCGGCCGACTGACCGGCCGACGCGACCAGGAGGCGACTGTGCCCGAGGCAAGCACTGCGGCGGGATCCGCCGGCGGGAGCCCGGCGGGAAGCTCCCCGCGCTCACTCGCCGAGGCGCTGCGCACCCGTGACGACGCGGCGCTCGCGGCCCTGTTGCGCGCCCGCCCGGACCTGCTCGGCCCGGTGCCCGGCGATGTGACGCAGCTGGCCACGCGGGCCGGGACCCGGGCCTCGGTGGTGCGCGCCCTGGACCGGCTGGACCGGTTCGCGCTGCAGACCGCCGAGGCCCTCGCGGTGGGCCCGGACCCGTGCCCGTACGCGGTGCTGGAGGGGCTGCTGACGGGCGGCGAGGACGAACGGGCCCGCGCCGCGCTCCCCGACGCCCTGGCCACCCTGCGCGACCAGGCCCTGGTGTGGGGCGACGAGGACCGGCTGCGGCTGGTCCGCACGGCGCGCGAGCTGCTGGCCCCCTCGGCCTCCCGGCCCTCCCCGACCGGGCTGGGGCCGACCGTCGCGGAGGCCACGGCCGGGATGTCGCCGACCCGGGTGCAGGAGATCGTGGCGGCCGTCGGGCTGCCCGCCACCCACGACCCGGTGTCCGCGGTGACGGCGCTGACCGGGCTGTTCACCGACCCGGAGCGGATGTCGGCGCTGCTGGACGAGGCTCCGGCGGAGGCGCACCAGGTGCTGGGGCGGCTCGTGTGGGGGCCGCCGTACGGGGAGGTCACCCCGAATCCGACGCCGCCGGTGCGCTGGCTGCGCGACCGGGGGCTGCTGCTGCCCGCGACGGCGCGGACCGTCGTACTGCCCCGTGAGGTGGCGCTGCACCTGCGCGGCGGGCTCGCGCACCGGGACACCGCGCCGGTGGCTCCGCCCGTGCCCGCGCACCGCGAGCACCGTCCACAGCTTGTGGACGCGAACGCCGCCGGGCAGGCGCTGGCCGCGCTGGCCACCGTCGAGGAGTTGGTGAAGTTCTGGGAGCACGCCGGTCCGCCGGTGCTGCGGGCGGGCGGGCTCTCCGTACGGGACCTGAAGCGGGCCGCGGCCGCGCTGGACACGACCGAGCCCCAGGCGGCCTTCTGGGCCGAACTGGCCTACGCGGCCGGTCTGCTGGCCAGCGACGGGGAGGCGGACGAGCGGTACGCGCCCACCCCGGCCTTCGACGACTGGCTCGAACTGCCGCCCGCCGAACGCTGGTCGCGGCTCGCGACGGCGTGGCTGCCGGCCACCCGCACGGCCCCGCTGGTCGGCGAGCAGGACGCCAAGGGGCGCACGCTCTCCGCGCTCGGGCCCGAACTCGACCGCTCCGCCGCCCCCGAGGTGCGCCGGCGCGTGCTGGAACTCCTCGGGGAGCTGCCCGAGGGCGGTTCGCCCGACCCGGAGATCCTGCTGGCCCGGCTCGCGTGGGAGCGCCCCGTACGCGGGGCGAGCGATCTGCGGGCCCGGCTCGCGCGCTGGGTGCTGGAGGAGTCGGAGGTCCTCGGCGTGACCGGGCGGGGCGCCCTGTCCGGACCCGGCCGGGCCCTGTTGGAGCACCGCGACCCGGCTCCGCTGCTGGCCCCGCTGCTGCCGGAGCCGGTGGACCACGTGCTGCTGCAGGCCGACCTGACGGCGGTGGCCCCGGGCCCGCTGCGCCGCCCGCTGGGCGACACCCTCGCCGTGCTCGCGGACGTGGAGTCCAAGGGCGGGGCGACGGTGTACCGGTTCACGCCCGGCTCGGTGCGCCGGGCCCTGGACGCCGGCCATGCCGCCGCCGACCTGCACGCCTTCCTCAAGGAGCACAGCCGTACCCCGGTACCGCAGCCGCTGGCCTATCTGATCGACGACGTGGCCCGCCGGCACGGACACCTGCGGGTCGGCGCGGCGTCCTCGTACGTGCGCTGCGACGACGACGCGATGCTGGGCGAGATCCTGGCCGACAAGCGCTCGGCCGGGCTGGGGCTGCGCCGCCTCGCGCCGACGGTGCTGGCGGCGCAGGCGGATCCGACCGTCCTGCTGGAGGGGTTGCGGTCGATGGGGTACGCGCCGGCCGCGGAGTCCCGCACCGGCGACGTGCTGGTGGCCCGGGCCGACGCCCACCGCACCCCGGCCCGCTCGGCGCCGGTACCGGTGCCGGAGGGTCCGCCGGTGCCGGACGCGACGCTGCTGGCAGCGGCGGTACGGGCGATCCGCGCGGGCGACGTGGCGGCGACGGCGGTGCGCAAGGAGCCCGCGACGGCCTCAGCCGCCGGGACCGGGATGCCGGGCGAACTGCCGCGCACGAGCGCGGCGGAGACCCTGGCGACGGTGCAGGCGGCCGCACTGACGGGGTCGGCGGTGTGGATCGGGTACGTGAACGCGGAGGGCGCGGCGAGCCAGCGGGTCATCGCGCCGGTCCGGGTGGAGGGCGGCTTCGTCACCGGGTACGACCACACGGCGGACGAGGTACGGACGTACGCGCTGCACCGGATCACCGGTGTCGCGGAGCTGGCGGACGACCAGGTGTAG
- a CDS encoding peroxiredoxin-like family protein — translation MQLDTGSIVRTRTLTAVADGAPVAVPDPGLLVHLQFRRFAGCPICHLHLRSVLRRHAEIEAAGIREVVVFHSGADELREHVADLPFAVVADPRKRLYAEFGVESSYRALLSARAWRAIAVGTLDILRGRAKPPTLVQDGGRLGLPADFLIAPDGRVLAAGYGVHADDQWPVEKLLTLAAEARTVLA, via the coding sequence GTGCAGCTCGACACCGGTTCCATCGTCCGTACCCGCACCCTCACCGCCGTCGCGGACGGCGCCCCCGTGGCCGTCCCCGACCCCGGACTCCTCGTCCACCTCCAGTTCCGCCGGTTCGCCGGCTGCCCCATCTGCCATCTGCATCTGCGCTCGGTGCTGCGGCGGCACGCCGAGATAGAAGCCGCCGGGATCCGGGAGGTCGTGGTCTTCCACTCCGGCGCCGACGAACTGCGCGAGCACGTCGCCGACCTGCCCTTCGCCGTCGTCGCGGACCCCCGCAAGCGGCTGTACGCCGAGTTCGGCGTCGAGTCGTCCTACCGCGCCCTGCTGTCCGCGCGTGCCTGGCGGGCGATCGCCGTCGGCACGCTCGACATCCTGCGCGGCCGGGCGAAGCCGCCGACGCTCGTCCAGGACGGCGGGCGCCTGGGGCTGCCGGCGGACTTCCTGATCGCGCCGGACGGACGCGTCCTGGCCGCCGGTTACGGGGTGCACGCGGACGACCAGTGGCCGGTGGAAAAGCTGCTGACCCTGGCGGCGGAGGCACGTACGGTCCTGGCATGA
- a CDS encoding N-acetyltransferase → MSRDQQPFVPADFAVPRTLVADGFRLEPLGAEHNERDLAAWTGSIAHIRATPGFVGRGWPPVAGMTAEENLADLLRHAREFEERVAFAYSLLEGGGDGGGEGEVIGCLYIHGSREAPGRVAVSHWVRSDRAALDPRVHERITRWLHEVWPFDAGRIDYAPR, encoded by the coding sequence ATGAGCCGAGATCAGCAGCCTTTCGTCCCCGCCGACTTCGCGGTACCGCGGACCCTCGTGGCCGACGGCTTCCGGCTGGAGCCGCTCGGCGCCGAGCACAACGAGCGCGACCTCGCCGCCTGGACCGGGAGCATCGCGCACATCAGGGCGACGCCCGGATTCGTGGGGCGGGGCTGGCCGCCGGTGGCGGGGATGACCGCCGAGGAGAACCTGGCCGACCTGCTCCGGCACGCGCGGGAGTTCGAGGAGCGCGTCGCCTTCGCCTACAGCCTCCTGGAAGGCGGCGGCGACGGCGGCGGCGAGGGCGAGGTGATCGGCTGCCTGTACATCCACGGTTCCCGGGAGGCCCCCGGCCGGGTCGCCGTCAGCCACTGGGTGCGCTCCGACCGGGCCGCACTGGACCCGCGCGTCCACGAGCGGATCACCCGCTGGCTCCACGAGGTGTGGCCCTTCGACGCCGGGCGGATCGACTACGCCCCCAGGTGA
- a CDS encoding HAD family hydrolase encodes MGGMNLTVGFDLDMTLIDSRPGIKAAYQALSAETGTFIDADEAVTRLGPPLEEELAHWFPEARIPAMTERYREIYPTYAIGPTPAMPGAREAIEAVQALGGRAIVVTAKHEPNARLHLSHLGIEADAVIGWLWAEAKAGALREYGAQVYVGDHVGDVRGARTAGALSVVVPTGPCPEEELREAGADVVLPDLTALPQWLAQYVAAQPV; translated from the coding sequence ATGGGAGGTATGAACCTCACCGTCGGCTTCGACCTCGACATGACCCTCATCGACTCGCGCCCGGGAATCAAGGCCGCCTACCAGGCCCTCTCGGCCGAGACGGGAACCTTCATCGACGCCGACGAGGCGGTCACCCGGCTGGGCCCGCCGCTGGAGGAAGAGCTCGCGCACTGGTTCCCGGAGGCCCGGATCCCGGCGATGACCGAGCGCTACCGGGAGATCTACCCCACCTACGCCATCGGGCCGACCCCGGCGATGCCGGGCGCCCGCGAGGCGATCGAGGCCGTCCAGGCGCTCGGCGGCCGCGCGATCGTCGTCACGGCCAAGCACGAGCCCAACGCCCGCCTGCACCTGTCGCACCTCGGCATCGAGGCCGACGCCGTCATCGGCTGGCTCTGGGCGGAGGCCAAGGCCGGTGCGCTGCGCGAGTACGGGGCGCAGGTCTACGTCGGCGACCACGTCGGCGACGTACGCGGGGCCCGTACGGCCGGCGCGCTGTCCGTGGTGGTGCCGACCGGCCCGTGCCCGGAGGAGGAACTGCGCGAGGCGGGCGCGGACGTGGTCCTGCCCGACCTCACCGCGCTGCCGCAGTGGCTCGCGCAGTACGTCGCCGCGCAGCCCGTCTAG
- a CDS encoding 1,4-dihydroxy-6-naphthoate synthase: protein MSTRTGEPLKIAYSPCPNDTFVFDAWAHGRVPGAPALDVTFADIDITNGMAERGELDVLKVSYAVLPWVLDEYALLPCGGALGRGCGPLVLTREPGLDLAGRTVAVPSERSTAYLLFRLWAADVLPEGVGEVVVLPFHEIMPAVRDGRVDAGLVIHEARFTYQDYGLHCLADMGEHWESTTGLPIPLGAIIARRSLGAERLRALAESARTSVRMAWDDPEASRPYVRAHAQELDPAVADQHIGLYVNEFTAGLGDSGYAAVRGLLTRAAAEGLVPAIAPGSLDFPQD from the coding sequence ATGAGCACCCGCACCGGTGAACCGCTGAAGATCGCCTATTCGCCCTGCCCGAACGACACCTTCGTCTTCGACGCGTGGGCCCACGGCCGGGTGCCGGGCGCGCCCGCCCTCGACGTCACCTTCGCGGACATCGACATCACCAACGGCATGGCCGAGCGCGGCGAGCTGGACGTGCTGAAGGTGTCGTACGCCGTGCTGCCGTGGGTGCTGGACGAGTACGCGCTGCTGCCCTGCGGCGGGGCGCTGGGGCGCGGCTGCGGCCCGCTCGTGCTGACGCGTGAGCCGGGGCTCGACCTGGCCGGGCGGACGGTGGCCGTGCCGAGCGAGCGTTCCACCGCCTACCTGCTGTTCCGGCTGTGGGCTGCGGACGTGCTGCCGGAGGGCGTCGGCGAGGTCGTCGTCCTGCCGTTCCACGAGATCATGCCGGCGGTCCGCGACGGCCGGGTGGACGCCGGACTGGTCATCCACGAGGCCCGGTTCACCTATCAGGACTACGGGTTGCACTGCCTGGCCGACATGGGTGAGCACTGGGAGTCCACGACCGGCCTGCCGATCCCGCTCGGCGCGATCATCGCCCGGCGCTCGCTGGGCGCGGAACGGCTGCGCGCGCTGGCCGAGTCGGCCCGTACGTCGGTCCGGATGGCCTGGGACGACCCGGAGGCCTCCCGCCCGTACGTCCGCGCGCACGCCCAGGAGCTGGACCCGGCCGTCGCCGACCAGCACATCGGTCTCTACGTCAACGAGTTCACCGCCGGTCTCGGCGACTCCGGCTACGCGGCGGTGCGCGGGCTGCTCACCCGGGCGGCGGCCGAGGGACTGGTACCGGCCATCGCGCCCGGCTCGCTGGACTTCCCGCAGGACTGA
- a CDS encoding futalosine hydrolase, producing MRALVVTAVAAEADSVTTGLTPHPDAFGPGPRTLPGGYLVNRRDLPGIAFDVLVGGVGPAAAAAGTATALALADYSLVVSAGIGGGFEPAAPLGSLVVADAIVAADLGAETPDGFLDVTELGFGHSVHLPPAELAARAAEATGALLAPVLTVSTVTGTAARAAALAARHPMAGAEAMEGFGVAEAAAAHGLPVLEIRAVSNAVGPRDRAAWRIGDALAALADGFRVLGPVLANWGERHEHPHR from the coding sequence GTGCGCGCGCTCGTCGTGACCGCGGTGGCGGCGGAGGCAGACTCCGTCACCACCGGGCTGACCCCTCATCCCGACGCCTTCGGTCCCGGCCCGCGCACGCTCCCCGGTGGTTACCTCGTCAACCGCCGGGACCTTCCGGGCATCGCCTTCGACGTGCTCGTCGGGGGCGTCGGTCCGGCGGCGGCCGCCGCCGGGACCGCCACCGCCCTGGCCCTCGCCGACTACTCGCTCGTCGTCTCCGCCGGCATCGGCGGCGGGTTCGAGCCCGCCGCCCCGCTCGGTTCCCTCGTGGTCGCCGACGCGATCGTCGCCGCCGACCTGGGGGCCGAGACCCCCGACGGCTTCCTCGACGTGACCGAGCTCGGCTTCGGGCACAGCGTGCACCTGCCGCCCGCCGAGCTCGCCGCCCGCGCCGCCGAGGCGACCGGGGCGCTGCTCGCGCCCGTGCTGACCGTCTCCACCGTGACCGGGACCGCCGCGCGGGCCGCGGCGCTCGCCGCCCGGCACCCGATGGCCGGGGCCGAGGCCATGGAGGGTTTCGGTGTCGCCGAGGCGGCCGCCGCGCACGGGCTGCCCGTACTGGAGATCCGCGCCGTGTCCAACGCCGTGGGCCCTCGTGACCGTGCCGCCTGGCGGATCGGGGACGCGCTCGCCGCGCTCGCCGACGGCTTCCGCGTGCTGGGGCCCGTACTCGCGAACTGGGGAGAACGCCATGAGCACCCGCACCGGTGA
- a CDS encoding TetR/AcrR family transcriptional regulator: protein MPRPRSLTPDQLAAAALAVIDREGLSGLSMRAVAVELGISTMALYRYVQDRGELEALVVELVLGSVDSTPPPLTAGPWRARITLLVDRMRDTVAAHPAVLPLTMSHRHRSPGVLRWGETVLGVLGEAGFGPEERIIALRALLAYVIGAIQQEHLGALSGAGTAAIAELPAEEFPYMTEAALGARSLTPDREFHGGLALLLDGLGR from the coding sequence ATGCCGCGCCCCCGCTCACTCACCCCGGACCAACTGGCCGCCGCGGCCCTCGCCGTGATCGACCGTGAGGGCCTGTCCGGGCTGTCCATGCGTGCCGTCGCCGTCGAACTCGGCATCAGCACCATGGCCCTCTACCGGTACGTCCAGGACCGGGGCGAGCTGGAGGCCCTCGTCGTCGAGCTGGTCCTCGGCTCCGTCGACAGCACCCCGCCGCCCCTGACCGCCGGCCCCTGGCGCGCCCGCATCACGCTCCTCGTCGACCGGATGCGGGACACCGTCGCCGCGCACCCCGCCGTGCTGCCGCTCACCATGAGCCACCGGCACCGCTCCCCCGGCGTGCTGCGCTGGGGCGAGACCGTCCTCGGGGTGCTCGGCGAGGCCGGGTTCGGGCCCGAGGAGCGGATCATCGCCCTGCGGGCCCTGCTCGCCTACGTGATCGGCGCGATCCAGCAGGAACACCTCGGCGCCCTCTCCGGCGCGGGCACCGCCGCGATCGCCGAACTCCCGGCGGAGGAGTTCCCGTACATGACCGAGGCCGCGCTCGGCGCCCGCTCCCTCACCCCGGACCGAGAGTTCCACGGCGGCCTCGCCCTGCTCCTGGACGGCCTGGGCCGCTGA
- a CDS encoding glycosyltransferase 87 family protein: MTRSPVPSRSPSSLAGVLLTGSLLLLGVLCIALRIPVADALVQGFSAAEWGPTATYPPFAAILFTPAAWLPSGALKAVLVLGNAGLLALLITLSCRLAGLRSRPGPVLAATIAGLWLQPLFQAPLAGLINLALACLVLWDLGRPRSALGKGFALGVAAGITLAPAAIAAYLLLTRRVRAGLTALAASAGTVLLGLLVLPEASAEFWTRHLADAARALVLDWPPLWVWCAPLLAVLTARACRSQSLASSSSASMIR, translated from the coding sequence GTGACCCGGAGTCCCGTTCCCAGCCGCTCACCGTCGTCTCTCGCCGGTGTGCTGCTGACCGGCTCGCTGCTGCTGCTCGGCGTTCTCTGCATCGCCCTGCGCATTCCGGTGGCCGACGCCCTCGTCCAGGGGTTCTCCGCCGCCGAGTGGGGGCCGACCGCCACGTATCCGCCGTTCGCGGCGATCCTGTTCACCCCCGCCGCGTGGCTGCCGAGCGGCGCGCTGAAGGCCGTCCTCGTCCTCGGCAACGCCGGCCTGCTCGCCCTGCTGATCACCCTGTCCTGCCGCCTCGCGGGACTGCGGTCCCGGCCCGGGCCCGTGCTGGCCGCCACCATCGCCGGGCTGTGGCTGCAGCCGCTGTTCCAGGCACCGCTGGCCGGGCTGATCAACCTGGCTCTCGCCTGCCTCGTCCTGTGGGACCTCGGCCGGCCGCGCTCCGCGCTCGGCAAGGGCTTCGCGCTGGGCGTGGCCGCCGGGATCACCCTCGCCCCGGCGGCCATCGCCGCGTACCTCCTGCTGACCCGCCGCGTCCGCGCCGGGCTCACCGCGCTGGCGGCCTCGGCCGGGACCGTCCTGCTCGGGCTGCTGGTCCTGCCGGAGGCCTCCGCCGAGTTCTGGACCCGGCACCTGGCCGACGCGGCCCGGGCCCTCGTACTGGACTGGCCGCCGCTGTGGGTCTGGTGCGCGCCCTTACTGGCCGTCCTGACCGCCCGCGCGTGCCGGAGTCAGTCGCTCGCCAGCAGCTCGTCGGCGTCCATGATCCGGTAG
- a CDS encoding DoxX family protein, whose amino-acid sequence MTQASWDRSLLSTSSAPATTVTHDTGLLLLRLVVGLSMAGHGTMKLFGWFGGPGLTATGKGFTMAGYPAGDAMAVIAGLAETLGGLGLALGLLTPLAGAALTGTFINVLDVRGLSAYFPPKGVELEVVLFAAIVALTLTGPGRFAVDHYLPVLRENRPRYSLLALLVGAVAGFVVVLVRD is encoded by the coding sequence ATGACGCAAGCAAGCTGGGACCGCTCGCTCCTCAGCACCTCCTCGGCTCCCGCCACCACCGTCACCCACGACACCGGTCTGCTCCTGCTCCGGCTCGTCGTCGGCCTCAGCATGGCCGGACACGGCACGATGAAGCTCTTCGGCTGGTTCGGCGGCCCGGGCCTCACCGCGACCGGCAAGGGCTTCACGATGGCCGGCTACCCCGCCGGGGACGCCATGGCCGTCATCGCCGGTCTCGCCGAGACCCTCGGCGGCCTCGGTCTCGCCCTCGGACTGCTCACCCCGCTCGCCGGAGCGGCGCTGACCGGCACGTTCATCAACGTCCTCGACGTCCGCGGCCTGAGCGCCTACTTCCCGCCCAAGGGCGTGGAACTCGAAGTGGTGCTGTTCGCCGCGATCGTCGCCCTCACCCTCACCGGGCCGGGCCGCTTCGCGGTGGACCACTACCTTCCGGTGCTCCGCGAGAACCGGCCCCGCTACTCCCTGCTCGCGCTGCTGGTGGGCGCCGTCGCCGGATTCGTCGTCGTACTCGTCCGCGACTGA